Proteins co-encoded in one Astatotilapia calliptera chromosome 18, fAstCal1.2, whole genome shotgun sequence genomic window:
- the LOC113011089 gene encoding apolipoprotein D-like — MKPAQVVALTLLSVVAIGAQVLRLGKCPQPAVQANFDANRYIGKWYEIHKLPTSFQKGQCATANYTLLSPGVIEVLNTELLDNGTVNAIVGSAKVKNPAEPSKLEVSFNNSPPGPYWVLSTDYDGHSLVYGCTDYGLFRVELSWILSRKPTLSKETLEKLQGILYSVGVSVENMVPTNQDETYCSPVNQ, encoded by the exons ATGAAGCCTGCACAGGTGGTTGCATTGACTCTACTGTCTGTTGTTGCGATCGGCGCTCAGGTCTTGAGGTTGGGCAAATGTCCCCAGCCTGCTGTTCAGGCCAACTTTGACGCCAACAGG TACATTGGAAAATGGTATGAGATCCATAAGTTACCCACAAGCTTCCAGAAAGGCCAGTGTGCCACTGCTAACTACACCCTGTTGAGTCCTGGAGTCATCGAGGTCCTGAACACTGAGCTTCT CGATAATGGAACCGTTAACGCCATCGTCGGCTCTGCCAAAGTCAAGAACCCCGCTGAGCCTTCCAAGCTTGAGGTCTCCTTCAACA ACTCTCCTCCCGGCCCCTACTGGGTTCTGTCTACCGACTACGACGGTCACTCTCTGGTCTACGGCTGCACCGACTACGGCTTGTTCCGTGTGGAGCTGTCCTGGATCCTGAGCAGGAAGCCCACCCTCTCTAAGGAGACCCTCGAGAAGCTCCAAGGCATCCTGTACTCTGTCGGAGTCAGCGTGGAAAACATGGTCCCCACCAACCAGGACGAGACTTACTGCAGCCCAGTTAACCAGTGA